The genomic stretch TAAATGCCATCACTACCATTAATACAGAAATTGCAACGGCCAGCTTCCATTTTCCTTCCTGAAGCGAGGCGCCTATCATTGTACACATTAAGTTTGTAGGAATTCTTGCTAATGTCGCAATTAAAACAAATCGGGGCATTTTCATGCTGCTTACACCACAGACATAGGAGATAATATCTTTTGGAGCAGCAGGTATCAGCATAATAATAACCGTTGCTATTTCCAGTTTATCCGGCTGGTGCAGCACGTGTATTCGTTCAATCTTTTCCTTTCCAAACAGCTTATATAGAAAAGGTTTCCCATACCTTCTCCCTATCCAGAAAACCAGCATTGAAGCCGGGATTGAGCCCAAAATATTAAGAACGATACCCCCCCACGCTCCGTACAGTGTGCCGGAGAGTATCTGTATAGGTTCTGCCGGTACTGGAGCAATTACTATGTGCATAAACTGCATAAGCGCAACGACGACCCAGCCTATCGGCCCTATCTTTTCTATCCATTTTCTAAAAACGAGCTGATTAGCTGGTTCTGATATCCATGAAACACCATAAAACGAGACCGCAACAATAGACAGTACAGCACACACAGCAATACCTATTTTTATTACCGTGCTTTTTTGAAAATTCGCAGACATATTCCCCCTCAAACATGAGTGAATGATTCATTCACTTTATGGTAAAAAAAAGCTTATTCTCCTGCGTGTGTACATATATATGCAGGAACCAGATTGTCTAAAACAACCTTCCTGGCCTGTTCTCTCGATATATCAAGCTGATTAAACGTACAGTAACGTATATCCATTCCCCACCACGTTATAGTTTCAATAATATGTGCGACTGCATATTGAGGGAAAAGCGGTTTTCTAATAACTCCTCTTTCAATATATTGGTTAAAATAACACGTCATCGTCTCAAGAAAACGATTTCGGAAATTTCTGTAATATCCAGCCAGTTTTTCAAATTCATACTGGTTCTTCTCTATGAAGAGAAGCCCTGCCGCATACCGCGCAACTAAGTCAAATGCGTCTGAAATGAATGCTGCAAAAGGTGTGTCTGTCCGTGCAGATTGTTCCGAAAAGTCCC from Marispirochaeta sp. encodes the following:
- a CDS encoding helix-turn-helix domain-containing protein, coding for MNARLKNIYESASTLFIRQGYSRTQISHIAKAVGVSVGTIYHDFTGKKEIMQFVLKCTIMPDFMEKNLKRPITGEVFENLEMEIEDTFNTVLRDFSEQSARTDTPFAAFISDAFDLVARYAAGLLFIEKNQYEFEKLAGYYRNFRNRFLETMTCYFNQYIERGVIRKPLFPQYAVAHIIETITWWGMDIRYCTFNQLDISREQARKVVLDNLVPAYICTHAGE